A portion of the Bifidobacterium bifidum ATCC 29521 = JCM 1255 = DSM 20456 genome contains these proteins:
- a CDS encoding ribose-phosphate diphosphokinase: MSAILEGTPDKRLALVTGRAYPELANEVAQYLGINVLPTTAYDFANGEMYVRFAEPVRGADVFVLQCHTNPINKWVMEQLLMIDALKRASAKSITVVAPFLGYSRQDKKHQGREPITARLMFDLFRTAGANRLVTVDLHAAQEQGFFDGPVDHLTAMPVLIDYVRSHVPMDKATIVSPDAGRIKVSEQWAAKLGGLPLAFIHKTRDITRPNHAEAHGIIGDVQGRDCVVVDDMIDTAGTICEAVRTLRNSGAASVTLVATHGLLSGPAVERLRDCGAREIILMDTVPVPQEKRLDNMTVLSVAPLLAAGIRSVFEEGSVATLLEGLPEDMRPRNIYA; this comes from the coding sequence ATGTCGGCGATCCTTGAGGGCACACCCGATAAGCGACTGGCCTTGGTGACGGGCCGCGCATATCCTGAGCTTGCCAATGAAGTGGCTCAATATCTCGGCATCAACGTGCTGCCCACCACCGCATACGACTTCGCCAACGGTGAGATGTATGTGCGGTTCGCGGAGCCGGTTCGAGGCGCCGACGTGTTCGTGCTGCAGTGCCACACCAACCCGATCAACAAGTGGGTGATGGAGCAACTGCTGATGATCGACGCCCTCAAGCGCGCCTCCGCCAAGTCCATCACCGTCGTGGCACCGTTCCTCGGCTACTCCCGTCAGGACAAGAAACATCAGGGCCGCGAGCCGATCACCGCACGCCTGATGTTCGACCTGTTCCGCACCGCGGGGGCGAACCGTCTGGTCACCGTCGACCTGCATGCCGCGCAGGAGCAGGGCTTCTTCGACGGCCCGGTCGACCATTTGACCGCCATGCCCGTGCTGATCGACTACGTGCGCAGCCACGTGCCTATGGACAAGGCGACGATCGTCTCCCCCGACGCCGGCCGCATCAAAGTTTCCGAGCAGTGGGCCGCCAAGCTGGGCGGGCTCCCGCTCGCGTTCATCCACAAGACTCGCGACATCACGCGACCGAACCATGCCGAAGCGCATGGCATCATCGGCGACGTGCAGGGGCGCGACTGCGTGGTGGTGGACGACATGATCGACACCGCCGGCACAATCTGCGAGGCCGTGCGCACACTGCGCAACTCCGGCGCCGCCTCGGTGACTCTGGTCGCCACGCATGGTCTGCTGTCTGGCCCGGCCGTGGAGCGCCTGCGCGATTGCGGCGCCCGCGAAATCATCCTGATGGACACTGTGCCAGTGCCGCAGGAGAAGCGCCTGGATAACATGACCGTGCTGTCGGTGGCGCCGCTGCTGGCCGCCGGCATCCGCTCCGTCTTCGAGGAAGGCTCCGTGGCGACACTGCTGGAGGGCCTGCCGGAGGACATGCGCCCGAGAAACATCTACGCCTGA
- a CDS encoding zinc ribbon domain-containing protein, with the protein MICPHCGATLSSAARFCTQCGQTLAVAAANSNDNVEDSTVLGTAPHGTAAAPQPEAPAPVAAFPEPVPAPQAAAPQPEPAPAFPGAEQPAAEPAFPAVPEPVPAQEAPAAPVPAAEVPVAAPAGEVPAAAPVAAAAPAPGTFAAPAPGAPVPGAPVPVTPGAPGAPVQPGAPQQFVPNPMFKELFSARSLQTAAISLAFGLIGAMALALIGSIFFLSAGSSWASKLSMVPGLSHMMSDASGSGTVTPNFFQFLILVMVLGVSGQLSPNITGGNLSMSSFGVSGHLWMPVGLSGVALVLGTAFGAYWFARKFAIRFKWTGIVSSVIVGVVMGFVYLILAAIFPLTLGAGSMGGIQAKAILTGVSARTYFMTLLLAAIGAFFGYLLAQYASDSNNVFTAAWKWAHRTRGFVRTLLDAAFIYAVVFTVIGFICLIMLSSSLHNGQMFMLFPILLPYLSFLTFALGSFGAVGITASGNIANLSLFGISNQYVGSISAPWQLWLVFVAFLITTFYIALRAAARNIYDPAYAGWQHSWKSPVATLVIWLIVTFLFTSATLGYTMQSDTSDASLNIAAWYFLVAAVWSFLIEVVALTFGPAMVLSMGGAWKLFVGGTVRPTPAEVTAYAAACGAHFGRFPSQVAAAAGYTGPQPSFGGQPGAGTGAPTAPAAGIPVQGVPVPGAPVQGVPAAGTDAAAFQAQGGAPTVQVPAGAPAAAPVAPVPVAAPAAPAAAKAMTPQQKKLAIIISAIVGVLALLGIAYAVVNSTVFSADNTVKSYLSAIASGDYDKANGISDPQVANGKRTLLTNAASKGDKTTISNQRIISATDNADGSRTMRISYTLGGKSMTDTLTVAPNGSKFLIFKNWNITTPLVKEISVYASPAITNFTVNGVKVGAKNATASDSGTYTFNVYPGSYTVKPVTSKYLTADSTTLTTSSESSASISAEPTDALADEINAKIKDKLDTCAKSTDAQPEGCPFSMYGSDDDYRNIAWNITEYPTVTTDDLSIDSGSFYVYGGEAKVAYEYKNYDDSWEPTDSSTSFSISGQFTLDGDKLDITLDED; encoded by the coding sequence ATGATATGTCCTCACTGCGGCGCCACGCTGTCCAGCGCCGCACGATTCTGCACGCAATGCGGGCAGACGCTCGCGGTCGCCGCAGCAAACAGCAACGACAACGTCGAAGATTCGACCGTGCTCGGCACCGCTCCACACGGCACCGCAGCCGCGCCTCAGCCGGAAGCACCCGCTCCCGTCGCCGCATTCCCTGAACCCGTACCGGCCCCGCAGGCCGCGGCACCGCAGCCCGAGCCGGCACCCGCATTCCCCGGCGCGGAACAGCCCGCAGCCGAGCCGGCCTTCCCGGCGGTTCCCGAACCAGTCCCCGCACAAGAAGCTCCTGCAGCTCCCGTCCCGGCGGCAGAAGTGCCAGTCGCCGCTCCGGCCGGAGAAGTTCCCGCCGCCGCACCTGTTGCGGCTGCAGCACCTGCTCCCGGCACTTTTGCTGCGCCCGCGCCTGGTGCTCCCGTCCCCGGCGCACCTGTCCCCGTTACCCCCGGCGCACCCGGCGCCCCGGTTCAGCCCGGCGCTCCGCAGCAGTTCGTCCCCAACCCGATGTTCAAGGAGCTGTTCTCCGCGCGTTCGCTGCAGACCGCCGCAATCAGCCTTGCCTTCGGCTTGATCGGCGCGATGGCGCTGGCCCTGATCGGCTCCATCTTCTTCTTGTCGGCCGGCTCATCATGGGCGTCCAAGCTGAGCATGGTCCCCGGCCTGTCCCACATGATGAGTGACGCCAGCGGTTCCGGCACGGTGACGCCGAACTTCTTCCAGTTCCTGATTCTGGTGATGGTTCTGGGCGTATCCGGTCAACTGTCGCCCAACATCACCGGAGGCAACCTCTCCATGTCGTCCTTCGGCGTGTCCGGCCATCTATGGATGCCTGTCGGTCTTTCCGGCGTGGCGCTGGTTCTCGGCACCGCGTTCGGCGCATACTGGTTCGCGCGTAAGTTCGCCATCCGGTTCAAGTGGACCGGCATCGTCAGCAGCGTCATCGTCGGCGTCGTGATGGGATTCGTCTATCTGATTCTCGCCGCGATCTTCCCGCTGACGCTGGGAGCCGGCAGCATGGGCGGCATTCAGGCCAAGGCCATCCTGACCGGCGTCTCCGCCCGTACGTATTTCATGACGCTGCTGCTCGCCGCGATCGGCGCGTTCTTCGGCTATCTGCTCGCCCAGTACGCCTCGGATTCCAACAACGTGTTCACCGCGGCCTGGAAGTGGGCTCACCGCACGCGCGGCTTCGTGCGCACGCTGCTTGACGCGGCGTTCATCTACGCGGTCGTGTTCACGGTGATCGGCTTCATTTGCCTGATCATGCTGTCCAGCAGCCTGCACAACGGCCAGATGTTCATGCTGTTCCCGATTCTGCTGCCGTACCTTTCGTTCCTGACGTTCGCGCTCGGCTCGTTCGGCGCGGTCGGCATCACGGCCAGCGGTAATATCGCTAACCTGTCGCTGTTCGGCATCTCGAACCAGTACGTCGGCTCCATCAGCGCACCGTGGCAGCTGTGGCTGGTATTCGTGGCGTTCCTTATCACCACGTTCTACATTGCGTTGCGCGCCGCGGCACGCAACATCTATGATCCGGCATATGCGGGATGGCAGCACTCGTGGAAGTCTCCGGTCGCCACGCTGGTGATCTGGCTGATCGTCACGTTCCTGTTCACGTCCGCGACGCTGGGTTACACCATGCAGTCCGATACCTCTGACGCGTCGCTGAACATCGCGGCATGGTACTTCCTCGTCGCGGCCGTATGGTCGTTCCTGATCGAGGTGGTGGCGCTGACATTCGGCCCGGCCATGGTGCTGTCGATGGGCGGCGCATGGAAGCTGTTCGTCGGCGGCACGGTCCGCCCGACGCCCGCCGAGGTCACCGCGTATGCGGCGGCATGCGGAGCGCACTTTGGTCGCTTCCCGTCACAGGTCGCCGCGGCCGCCGGCTACACCGGCCCGCAGCCGTCCTTCGGCGGACAGCCTGGCGCCGGCACCGGAGCGCCGACCGCGCCCGCAGCTGGCATCCCGGTTCAGGGCGTTCCCGTTCCCGGTGCTCCGGTTCAGGGGGTTCCCGCTGCCGGCACCGACGCCGCGGCCTTTCAGGCCCAAGGTGGTGCCCCGACTGTCCAAGTTCCTGCCGGCGCTCCTGCAGCTGCACCTGTCGCCCCCGTTCCGGTGGCTGCTCCCGCCGCCCCGGCTGCAGCCAAGGCCATGACCCCGCAGCAGAAGAAGCTGGCCATCATCATCAGCGCCATCGTCGGCGTGCTTGCCCTGCTCGGTATCGCTTACGCAGTGGTCAACTCCACCGTGTTCAGCGCCGATAACACCGTGAAGAGCTACCTGTCGGCCATCGCGTCCGGCGACTATGACAAGGCCAACGGCATCTCCGACCCGCAGGTCGCCAACGGCAAGCGCACGCTGCTCACCAATGCGGCTTCCAAGGGCGACAAGACCACGATCAGCAACCAGCGCATCATCTCCGCCACCGACAACGCGGACGGCTCCCGCACGATGCGGATCTCGTACACGCTGGGCGGCAAGTCCATGACCGACACTCTGACGGTCGCGCCGAACGGATCCAAGTTCCTGATCTTCAAGAACTGGAACATCACGACGCCGCTGGTCAAGGAGATCTCCGTCTACGCGTCACCGGCCATCACCAACTTCACCGTCAACGGTGTCAAGGTCGGCGCGAAGAACGCCACAGCATCCGATTCCGGCACCTACACCTTCAATGTGTATCCGGGCTCGTACACGGTGAAACCGGTCACGTCGAAGTATCTGACCGCGGATTCGACGACGCTGACCACCTCCTCCGAATCCTCCGCCTCGATCTCTGCCGAGCCGACCGACGCTCTGGCAGACGAGATCAACGCGAAGATCAAGGACAAGCTGGATACCTGCGCCAAGTCCACGGATGCACAGCCTGAAGGCTGCCCGTTCAGCATGTACGGTTCCGATGACGACTACCGCAACATCGCATGGAACATCACCGAATACCCGACCGTCACCACTGATGACCTCAGCATCGACTCGGGCAGCTTCTACGTGTACGGCGGCGAAGCCAAGGTGGCGTACGAGTACAAGAACTATGACGACTCCTGGGAGCCGACGGACAGTTCCACCAGCTTCAGCATCAGCGGACAGTTCACGCTGGACGGCGACAAGCTGGACATCACGCTGGACGAGGACTGA
- a CDS encoding zinc-ribbon domain-containing protein: MRCSRCGANVVEGDRFCENCGAPVAVQAGSVCPVCGQQSEPGMRFCQQCGAELSAGPQPAQPVPTAQPVPPAQPYQAVQQYAGQYGAAQPGAVFPPQAVQPPAQPSRPGESAGKGKKKTALIVGIIIAVLVVALAAGFGVWWFMLRDSGTQSAQTQSTSQQSGKTKFGDSKAAKDDKPCTAAPDAELSSVDHSDANLVAQLQLTSNCALTKDGDTAEFKESDVKVSIKDDEGNVIASAVFDFSKQPVKFNGETANVALEFTTRQYWRPYDQIETGSAEVILQTGQSGPGEAGSADGDALAGSDIDSEDAERYAQLALSWQLKHDESAASRFYTTYTTQLSSKKKDMKADGKTWHYVDIYEQFLQQRIKHKNAILIWSGDYPTYTKADASTAYYVILSGDTVDSVKAGDAWCKSNGYGAADCAVVDLQ; this comes from the coding sequence ATGCGGTGTTCCCGTTGTGGTGCGAATGTCGTTGAGGGCGATAGATTCTGCGAGAACTGCGGGGCGCCCGTAGCCGTGCAGGCGGGTTCCGTGTGCCCGGTGTGCGGTCAGCAGTCGGAACCCGGCATGCGGTTCTGCCAGCAGTGCGGTGCCGAGCTGTCCGCCGGCCCGCAGCCCGCGCAGCCGGTGCCGACCGCCCAGCCGGTGCCTCCTGCACAGCCTTATCAGGCTGTTCAGCAGTACGCGGGACAATACGGTGCCGCCCAGCCCGGTGCCGTCTTCCCGCCGCAGGCCGTGCAGCCGCCAGCCCAACCGTCACGGCCTGGAGAGTCCGCCGGCAAGGGCAAGAAGAAGACCGCGCTGATCGTCGGCATCATCATCGCCGTACTCGTCGTGGCGCTTGCCGCCGGATTCGGCGTCTGGTGGTTCATGCTGCGTGATTCCGGCACCCAATCGGCTCAGACGCAGTCGACATCCCAGCAGAGCGGCAAGACCAAGTTCGGCGACAGCAAGGCCGCGAAAGACGACAAGCCCTGCACCGCTGCGCCCGATGCCGAGCTGAGTTCCGTCGACCACAGCGACGCCAATCTCGTCGCGCAGCTGCAGCTCACCTCCAACTGCGCGTTGACGAAGGACGGCGACACGGCGGAGTTCAAGGAATCCGACGTCAAGGTCAGCATCAAGGACGATGAAGGCAATGTCATCGCCTCGGCCGTCTTCGACTTCTCCAAGCAGCCGGTCAAGTTCAATGGCGAGACGGCCAACGTCGCGCTCGAATTCACCACGAGGCAGTACTGGCGCCCGTACGACCAGATCGAGACCGGCAGCGCCGAGGTCATCCTGCAGACCGGTCAGAGCGGCCCCGGCGAGGCGGGCAGTGCGGACGGCGACGCGTTGGCGGGCTCCGACATCGACAGCGAGGACGCCGAGCGGTACGCGCAGCTTGCGTTGAGCTGGCAGCTCAAGCATGACGAATCCGCCGCATCCCGCTTCTACACCACCTACACCACGCAGCTGTCCAGCAAGAAAAAAGACATGAAGGCCGACGGCAAGACCTGGCATTACGTGGACATCTACGAGCAGTTCCTGCAGCAGCGCATCAAGCACAAGAACGCGATCCTGATCTGGTCCGGCGATTACCCGACGTACACGAAGGCCGACGCTTCGACCGCGTATTACGTGATCCTGTCGGGTGATACGGTCGACTCGGTGAAGGCCGGCGACGCATGGTGCAAGTCGAACGGCTATGGTGCCGCGGATTGCGCGGTCGTGGATTTGCAGTAG
- the rpsF gene encoding 30S ribosomal protein S6: MSAHKYELMFIADPELDERGLKKLTEQYLELVTKEGGSVENTDIWGRRKLAYEIDGKTEGNYVVVNYTTTPEVSAELDRVLNLNESVVRTKILRKDAK; this comes from the coding sequence ATGTCTGCGCATAAGTACGAACTGATGTTCATTGCCGATCCTGAGCTGGATGAGCGCGGTCTGAAGAAGTTGACCGAGCAGTATCTGGAGCTCGTCACCAAGGAAGGTGGTTCCGTCGAGAACACCGATATTTGGGGACGTCGCAAGCTCGCTTACGAGATTGACGGCAAGACCGAAGGCAACTACGTGGTGGTCAACTACACGACCACTCCCGAGGTCAGCGCCGAGCTCGATCGTGTGCTCAACCTGAACGAATCCGTCGTCCGCACGAAGATTCTTCGTAAAGACGCCAAGTAA
- a CDS encoding single-stranded DNA-binding protein, whose product MAGETIITVVGNLTADPELRTTGNGASVASFTIASTARTYNRNTGQFEDGNALFMRCSAWRDLAEHCASTLSKGMRVIAQGRLQQRSYQAQDGSNRTVIEMTIDEIGPSLRYATAQVTRTSSGNGQGGFAGRGNGGNGGFNASQGNGGGFGGNAGGYQGGRGNGGFSGGYQGGGNGGYQGGASAAGNAGQSAAPATDPWGTSGDAGSSFGSFGGSSDFGGDSQEPEF is encoded by the coding sequence ATGGCAGGCGAAACCATCATCACCGTGGTGGGCAACCTCACGGCAGATCCCGAACTGAGGACCACGGGAAACGGCGCTTCCGTCGCCAGTTTCACCATCGCCTCTACCGCGCGTACCTACAATCGCAACACCGGGCAGTTCGAGGACGGCAATGCGCTGTTCATGCGCTGCTCCGCCTGGCGCGATCTCGCCGAGCATTGCGCCAGCACGCTGTCCAAAGGCATGCGTGTCATCGCGCAGGGGCGTCTCCAGCAGCGCTCGTATCAGGCGCAGGACGGCTCGAACCGCACCGTCATCGAGATGACGATTGATGAGATCGGCCCGTCGTTGCGTTACGCGACCGCGCAGGTCACGCGCACGTCCAGCGGCAACGGCCAAGGCGGATTCGCCGGCCGTGGCAATGGCGGCAATGGCGGATTCAACGCCAGTCAGGGCAATGGCGGCGGTTTCGGCGGCAACGCCGGCGGCTACCAGGGTGGCCGTGGCAATGGCGGCTTCAGCGGTGGCTATCAGGGTGGCGGCAATGGCGGCTACCAGGGTGGCGCGTCCGCTGCGGGCAACGCCGGCCAGAGCGCCGCGCCCGCGACCGATCCGTGGGGCACGTCCGGCGATGCCGGCTCGTCCTTCGGTTCGTTCGGTGGCTCGTCCGATTTCGGTGGCGATTCGCAGGAACCCGAGTTCTGA
- the rpsR gene encoding 30S ribosomal protein S18, with the protein MSRKRPQPPVKPFKKKPNPLKAAKVTEIDYKDVALLRKFISDRGKIRSRRITGVTVQEQRELSKAIKNAREMALLPYATTGR; encoded by the coding sequence ATGTCACGTAAGAGGCCGCAACCGCCGGTCAAGCCGTTCAAGAAGAAGCCGAATCCGCTGAAGGCCGCCAAGGTCACCGAGATCGATTACAAGGACGTCGCGCTGCTGCGCAAGTTCATCTCCGATCGCGGCAAGATTCGTTCCCGCCGTATCACCGGCGTGACCGTGCAGGAACAGCGCGAGCTCTCCAAGGCGATCAAGAACGCCCGCGAGATGGCCCTGCTGCCGTACGCCACCACCGGTCGCTGA
- the rplI gene encoding 50S ribosomal protein L9: MAESKVILTQTVANLGHSGDVVAVRSGYARNYLIPQGLAFAWTKGAEAQIVQMKRARLAKAVATREDAVAAKAAIEGTTVEIAAKVSESGKLFGSVTAEQIALALSDKAAVNPKAIEVEPIKTTGDFPAKAALHPEITASFFVKVVAE, translated from the coding sequence ATGGCTGAATCCAAGGTTATTCTCACCCAGACCGTTGCCAACCTGGGCCACTCCGGCGATGTCGTCGCCGTCCGCTCCGGCTACGCTCGCAACTACCTGATCCCGCAGGGCCTCGCCTTCGCGTGGACCAAGGGCGCCGAAGCTCAGATCGTGCAGATGAAGCGCGCTCGCCTGGCCAAGGCCGTCGCCACCCGCGAGGATGCCGTCGCCGCCAAGGCCGCCATCGAGGGCACTACCGTCGAGATCGCTGCCAAGGTTTCCGAGTCCGGCAAGCTGTTCGGTAGCGTCACCGCCGAGCAGATCGCGCTGGCTCTCTCCGACAAGGCCGCGGTCAACCCGAAGGCCATCGAGGTCGAGCCGATCAAGACCACCGGCGACTTCCCGGCTAAGGCCGCCCTGCACCCGGAGATCACCGCCTCCTTCTTCGTGAAGGTCGTCGCCGAGTAA
- a CDS encoding immunoglobulin-like domain-containing protein, with translation MTYAADTSLTATLKVTVKEAEPVDTVPPVISGADDVAVEFGASFDPMAGVKAVDDVDGDVTGAVKVSGDTVDTSKPGAYTLVYTVSDAAGSEASVTRVATVKEKSGETPVEPGDKEPDKEPGKDTDKDGDKDDQGNKKPGLSATDASVSVVAIAAIGLLATGAVSVAVRRRRDI, from the coding sequence GTGACGTACGCCGCCGATACCTCGCTTACCGCCACGCTCAAGGTGACGGTGAAGGAGGCCGAGCCGGTCGACACCGTGCCGCCGGTGATTTCCGGTGCGGATGACGTGGCCGTGGAGTTCGGTGCGTCGTTTGATCCGATGGCGGGTGTGAAGGCGGTTGATGATGTGGACGGTGATGTGACCGGTGCCGTGAAGGTGTCCGGTGACACGGTGGACACGAGCAAGCCCGGCGCGTACACGTTGGTGTACACGGTGAGCGATGCGGCCGGTAGCGAGGCGTCCGTGACCCGTGTGGCCACCGTCAAGGAGAAGTCCGGCGAGACGCCCGTCGAGCCTGGCGACAAGGAGCCCGACAAGGAGCCGGGCAAGGATACCGACAAGGACGGTGATAAGGACGACCAAGGCAACAAGAAGCCGGGCCTGTCCGCGACTGACGCCTCGGTGTCCGTCGTTGCCATCGCCGCAATCGGCCTGCTTGCGACGGGCGCCGTGTCTGTGGCGGTTCGCCGCCGTCGCGACATCTAA
- a CDS encoding MIP/aquaporin family protein, with protein MEYSLFTKLAAEFFGTAILMIFGNGSVANVELKNTKGHHAGWLNIAMGYGFGVMFPVLMFGGVSGAHINPAMTLAQAINGLFPWSDVLPYIVAQLLGALLGQFIVYLTYYPHYKETEDAEAILGTFCTTDADNDKINYFLNEMFGTLVLVFGALCCLMLPWGSKDLAAASIVVGFIVWGLVTSMGGPTGPGLNPARDLMPRLLHAILPIPNKGTSRWGEAWIPVVAPIVGAIVGAWLYVFFFA; from the coding sequence GTGGAATATTCCCTCTTTACCAAGCTGGCTGCCGAGTTCTTCGGCACCGCCATCCTGATGATCTTCGGCAATGGCTCGGTCGCCAACGTCGAACTCAAGAACACGAAGGGCCACCACGCCGGATGGCTGAACATCGCCATGGGCTACGGTTTCGGCGTCATGTTCCCGGTGCTCATGTTCGGCGGCGTGTCCGGCGCCCACATCAACCCGGCCATGACCCTCGCCCAGGCGATCAACGGGCTGTTCCCGTGGAGCGACGTGCTGCCGTACATCGTGGCGCAGCTGCTTGGCGCACTGCTGGGACAGTTCATCGTGTACCTGACGTATTACCCGCACTACAAGGAGACCGAGGACGCGGAAGCGATCCTCGGCACGTTCTGCACGACCGACGCCGACAACGACAAGATCAACTACTTCCTCAACGAGATGTTTGGCACGCTGGTGCTGGTGTTCGGTGCGCTGTGCTGCCTGATGCTGCCGTGGGGTTCGAAGGATTTGGCGGCCGCGTCGATCGTGGTTGGCTTCATCGTATGGGGCTTGGTGACCTCGATGGGTGGCCCGACCGGCCCCGGCCTGAATCCGGCCCGCGACCTGATGCCGCGTCTGCTGCACGCGATCCTGCCGATTCCGAACAAGGGCACCTCGCGTTGGGGAGAGGCGTGGATTCCGGTCGTCGCTCCGATTGTGGGCGCCATCGTCGGCGCGTGGCTGTACGTGTTCTTCTTCGCGTGA
- a CDS encoding DUF3152 domain-containing protein, translated as MRRVFRARRIAVCAGLILALVLFVLAVRASVLRVPGMGGERSSIAQPGATAQPQSAGEQKGGDSAKSSATAKSTNSEAQSNGYDPSKPFSQAQRREILEKAQQTAAASGKPRHEYHYCVSTKGSVGDTGEFGRTVYATLNDSRGWPRAGLTFVESGSSKCDMTYILAAAEYMKSFSSLCSSQYSCRVGNQVIINYDRWREPTDSWLKGGGNLANYRTMVINHETGHRLDHRDNETVCQQAGKPAPLMQQQSISLRGCTINEWPLDSELWARW; from the coding sequence ATGCGTCGGGTGTTCCGCGCCCGGCGCATTGCCGTATGTGCGGGGTTGATTTTGGCGCTCGTGTTGTTTGTTCTTGCGGTGCGGGCGAGCGTACTTCGCGTGCCGGGCATGGGCGGTGAGCGGTCGTCCATCGCGCAGCCAGGTGCAACAGCGCAGCCGCAGTCTGCGGGGGAGCAGAAGGGCGGCGATTCCGCGAAATCGTCGGCCACCGCGAAATCCACTAATTCCGAGGCACAGTCAAACGGGTATGACCCCTCGAAGCCGTTCTCGCAGGCGCAGCGGCGCGAGATTCTCGAGAAGGCGCAGCAGACCGCGGCGGCCAGCGGCAAACCCCGCCACGAATACCATTACTGCGTGTCCACCAAGGGGAGCGTCGGCGATACCGGCGAGTTCGGGCGCACGGTGTACGCGACGCTGAATGATTCGCGTGGGTGGCCCCGTGCCGGTCTCACGTTCGTGGAGAGCGGTTCCAGCAAGTGCGACATGACGTATATCCTGGCCGCGGCGGAGTATATGAAATCGTTCTCGTCGCTTTGCTCGTCGCAGTACAGCTGCCGCGTCGGCAATCAGGTGATCATCAATTATGACCGCTGGCGCGAGCCGACCGACAGCTGGCTGAAGGGCGGCGGCAATCTGGCGAATTATCGCACGATGGTCATCAACCATGAGACCGGTCACCGGCTCGACCATCGCGACAATGAGACCGTATGCCAGCAGGCAGGCAAGCCGGCGCCGCTGATGCAGCAGCAATCGATATCGTTGCGCGGCTGCACGATCAACGAATGGCCGCTCGACTCGGAGCTCTGGGCGCGGTGGTGA
- a CDS encoding glutamate--tRNA ligase family protein: MAARLGALGAVVIGRFAPTPSGRMHIGNVYAMLGAWLSARAGGPERTSRTGGGAGDADCLNNVNRVDGMSGAADPGDADGGRGRMLLRIEDIDTPRVLPDADRWIMDDLAWLGLDWDGEPVYQSRRLDIYEQALRALQGIDLRDAAAFGGRDGVDGTETTALIYPCFCSRADIRAASAPQEGDRFVMYPGTCRRALAEHPRQVEQRLANGDRHSLRIAMPVAGDARAAVTVHDRVFGNCRFDLPRDLGDTVVRRADGLFAYQLVVTVDDLLMGVDDIVRGRDLLRSAALQLYIRERLLDAGFGDSSDGGVAAAHRDIRFAHLPLIDNAAGRRLAKRERSLDMGTLRKHGVTAHRVIGYCAWLLGLQQEPEPCAAADLLHGFSWDALAADSQDRSIPDDPFSIGL; this comes from the coding sequence ATGGCCGCTCGACTCGGAGCTCTGGGCGCGGTGGTGATCGGACGATTCGCGCCGACGCCGTCCGGACGAATGCATATCGGTAACGTGTATGCGATGCTGGGTGCGTGGCTGTCGGCTCGTGCGGGTGGCCCAGAGCGTACAAGCCGGACGGGCGGTGGAGCGGGCGATGCGGATTGCCTGAATAACGTGAATCGCGTGGATGGCATGAGTGGCGCAGCCGATCCAGGCGATGCGGACGGCGGGCGAGGGCGCATGCTGCTGCGCATCGAGGACATCGACACCCCGCGCGTGCTGCCGGACGCGGACCGCTGGATCATGGACGATCTGGCATGGTTGGGACTGGACTGGGATGGAGAGCCGGTATACCAGTCGCGGCGGCTCGACATCTACGAGCAGGCGTTGCGCGCGCTTCAGGGCATTGACTTGCGAGACGCTGCCGCGTTCGGTGGCCGTGATGGCGTTGACGGCACCGAGACCACTGCGCTGATATACCCGTGTTTCTGTTCGCGCGCCGACATCCGTGCGGCCTCGGCGCCGCAGGAGGGCGACCGTTTCGTCATGTATCCCGGCACATGCCGGCGCGCGCTCGCCGAGCATCCGCGACAGGTCGAGCAACGCTTGGCGAATGGTGATCGGCATTCGCTGCGCATCGCCATGCCTGTCGCCGGCGACGCGCGTGCCGCGGTCACCGTGCATGATCGCGTGTTCGGGAACTGCCGATTCGATTTGCCGCGCGATTTGGGCGATACGGTGGTGCGACGGGCGGATGGTCTGTTCGCCTATCAGCTGGTTGTCACGGTTGACGACTTGCTGATGGGTGTGGATGACATCGTTCGCGGGCGTGACCTGTTGCGATCCGCCGCGCTGCAGCTGTACATCCGTGAGCGTCTGCTCGACGCCGGCTTCGGGGATAGCTCGGATGGCGGCGTTGCCGCGGCTCATCGCGATATCCGTTTCGCACATCTTCCGCTGATCGACAATGCGGCCGGGCGGCGGCTCGCCAAGCGTGAACGGTCGCTGGATATGGGAACGTTACGCAAACATGGCGTCACGGCGCATCGGGTGATCGGCTATTGCGCGTGGCTGCTCGGATTGCAGCAAGAGCCCGAGCCGTGCGCTGCTGCCGACCTGTTGCATGGATTTTCGTGGGATGCGCTCGCCGCGGATTCGCAGGATCGTTCCATCCCCGACGACCCGTTCAGCATCGGATTGTGA